The DNA sequence ACCGCGAACGTGCTCCAGGTTCTTTGGGACCAGGCTCTACCCCTTCCCGCGTATTCAAAGGAATGCGAATGGCGGGCCAGATGGGTTCCGAGCGTGTGAAAGTTCAGAACTTGCGAATCATCAAGGTGATTCCAGAGAAGAATTTGTTGGTGGTTTCCGGATCTATCCCCGGGCACAAAGGGTCTTACGTTATTGTCGAGAAATAAGATGGAAGTAGCAGTATACAACATCCAAGGCTCAGACACAGGCAAGAAGATCAATCTGTCTGAGGCTGTCTTTGGCCTGGAAACCCCAAATGATCACGCGATCTACATGGACGTGAAGCAGTACTTGGCCAACCAGCGTCAAGGAACTTCCAAGTCCAAAGAGCGGGGTGAAGTTCACGGTACCGGCAAGAAGCCATACCGTCAGAAAGGAACAGGTAACGCACGTCAAGGTGACCGCAAGTCTCCATTGTGGAGACACGGGGGCCGGATCTTTGGACCCAAGCCACGCGATTATAGCTTCCGCTTGAACAAAAAGATCAAGGTACTCGCGCGCTCTAGTGCATTGACCTACAAAGCGAAGGAGGAAAACGTACGCGTTTTGGAAAACTTCAACTTCGAAGCTCCTAAAACCAAGCAGTTTCTGGATCTCCTGAACGGAATGGAAGCCCAAGACAAGAAAGTCTTGTTGGTGACCGGCGATGTTCAGAAGAATGTATACCTCTCCGGTAGAAATCTGCCCAAAGCCAGTGTGCTTCCTGCTTCCCAACTCAATACCTTTGCAATTCTCAATGCAGACTTGCTCGTATTGACCGAAGACGCAGTCAACTTTATCAACCAACGCGAAGAGAACTAGTGATGAGTATCCTGAAGCGACCGATCATTACCGAAAAATCCAGCGGTTTCCTCGAAGCAGGACAGCCACGATACGGATTCGAAGTAGACATCAAAGCTACTAAGGCGGATATCAAGGCCGAGGTTGAGCGAGTGTACGAAGTGGCTGTCAAGGACGTGAATACCATGATCGTCCGTGGTAAGACCAAAGCTCGCTACACCAAGCGTGGCGTGGTTCGTGGAAAGGCTTCCAACTACAAGAAAGCCATTGTTACCCTCAAAGAGGGCCACGAGATCGATTTCTACAAACACATTTAACCAGAAGCTCTGAAAATCTGAGAAGATGGGTATTAGAAAACTAAAACCGATAACTCCTGGGCAAAGAAACCGGTCTGTATCTGACTTCGATACAGTAACCAAATCTACGCCTGAAAAGTCCTTGACGAAGTCTCTCAGCAAGTCTGGTGGACGGAACTCCTTTGGACGCCGGGTAGTTCGGAACCGTGGAGGTGGCCACAAGCGCCGTTACCGCGAGATCGATTTTAAACGTGATAAATTCGGCGTACCGGCTACGGTTCACGCCATCGAATATGATCCAAACCGTTCTGCACGGATCGCATTGTTGTTCTATGCAGATGGTGAGAAGCGTTATATCATTGCTCCTGCCAAATTGGAAGTTGGACAAACCATCGTTTCCGGTGAGTCTGTTGATCCAGAATTGGGCAATGCCATGCAGATGCAAAATATGCCGATGGGTACTACGGTACACAACATCGAGCTGCGTCCTGGCAAAGGTGGTGTAATGGCGCGCTCTGCGGGCTCTTTTGCCCAGATTACTGCGAAAGAAGGGAAGTACGTGGTCTTGCGTCTGCCTTCTGGTGAGACTAGAATGGTCTTGGGAACATGCATGGCAACTATCGGAACCGTCGGTAACTCCGAGCACCAAAACATCGTGCTGGGTAAGGCTGGTCGTAACCGCTGGTTGGGCCGTCGTCCTCGCACAAGAGGTGTTGCCATGAACCCAGTTGATCACCCAATGGGTGGTGGTGAAGGACGTGCTTCTGGTGGGCACCCTCGTAACCGCAACGGCTTGCCAGCCAAAGGTTACAAGACCCGCAACAAGAACAAGTCCAGCAGCCGATTGATCATTAGCCGTAAAAAGAAAAGGAAGAAGTAACGCAGCAATAAGATGGCAAGATCACTGAAAAAGGGGCCGTTTATTGATCCGAAACTTGAGCGGAAGGTTAGTGCCCAAAATGAAAAAGGCGAGAAGCGCCTGATCAAGACTTGGGCACGTCGTTCCATGATTTCTCCTGATTTCGTAGGTCATACAATCGCGGTCCACAACGGCAACAAGTTTATTC is a window from the Pontibacter sp. G13 genome containing:
- the rplD gene encoding 50S ribosomal protein L4 translates to MEVAVYNIQGSDTGKKINLSEAVFGLETPNDHAIYMDVKQYLANQRQGTSKSKERGEVHGTGKKPYRQKGTGNARQGDRKSPLWRHGGRIFGPKPRDYSFRLNKKIKVLARSSALTYKAKEENVRVLENFNFEAPKTKQFLDLLNGMEAQDKKVLLVTGDVQKNVYLSGRNLPKASVLPASQLNTFAILNADLLVLTEDAVNFINQREEN
- the rplW gene encoding 50S ribosomal protein L23 codes for the protein MSILKRPIITEKSSGFLEAGQPRYGFEVDIKATKADIKAEVERVYEVAVKDVNTMIVRGKTKARYTKRGVVRGKASNYKKAIVTLKEGHEIDFYKHI
- the rpsS gene encoding 30S ribosomal protein S19, which gives rise to MARSLKKGPFIDPKLERKVSAQNEKGEKRLIKTWARRSMISPDFVGHTIAVHNGNKFIPVYVTENMVGHKLGEFAPTRNFRGHADKKKDKRR
- the rplB gene encoding 50S ribosomal protein L2, with product MGIRKLKPITPGQRNRSVSDFDTVTKSTPEKSLTKSLSKSGGRNSFGRRVVRNRGGGHKRRYREIDFKRDKFGVPATVHAIEYDPNRSARIALLFYADGEKRYIIAPAKLEVGQTIVSGESVDPELGNAMQMQNMPMGTTVHNIELRPGKGGVMARSAGSFAQITAKEGKYVVLRLPSGETRMVLGTCMATIGTVGNSEHQNIVLGKAGRNRWLGRRPRTRGVAMNPVDHPMGGGEGRASGGHPRNRNGLPAKGYKTRNKNKSSSRLIISRKKKRKK